The segment ACGGGATTCTGCTCGTCGAATTCACCGATATTCTGCGGGCCCAGGGCATGCCGCTGCGCGAAGCCATTGTACTGGCCGGCCGCACCCGTCTGAACCCGGTAATCCTGACGGCTACGGCCGCCACGCTGGGTCTGATTCCGCTGGCTATTGGTCTGAACATCGACTTCTACGAGCTGTTTGCTTCCGGCAATGCCCACTTCTTCATCGGCGGTGAGTCCGTTACCTTCTGGGGCCCCTTGGCCTGGACCATCATTTTCGGCCTAGTGTTTGCCACGGGTATTACCCTTCTGGTTGTGCCGGTCATGTACCTGATCAGCGAAAAGCTGCGGGAAAAAATAACCGGCCGCTCGGCAGACAACTTTGCAACCCATTCGACTGAAACGGACTCTCCAGTGCGGAGAGAAGTGTTGGCCGAAGCGTAACCTACATTCTCGGCCCCCCTTAACTTTTTGGTTCAACGTCGTTTCTTATGCGTTCTTCAACGACTTCCGCCCCCAAATCCATTCAGCAGCAGGTGCTGCGCATTATCAGCAAGCGTAAAGCCATCAAACCAACTCGCTTGCGCGTGAGCAGCAACCTGAGCCGGGAACTGGGCTTCGACACGGTAGATGTCGTGGATATCATCCTCGAGATTGAGCGTAACTTCCACATCACCATTCCCGATGAAGTGCCCCTGAGCACCGTCGGCGACTTTGTGACCTACGTGGCCACGCACACGCCCTCCCACGACTGGGCCGCGTAGCCGCTACGCTCCGTGTCATAACATAAAAAAGGCTCCCAACCTGCGTTGGGAGCCTTTTTTTGTACTGCTACCGCCGCCGCTTAGCGCACGTTGCCGCCGGTATCCAGGGCGCCGTCGTTGCCGTTGCGGCTGCTGTCGCCGCGGTTGGCAATATCATCGGCGTGGGGCTTCACGTCGTTTTTAGGAGCGGGGTCGGTGGGGCCGGTCAGGCTGGGGTTGGGGTTGCTGCTGTCGGGGGAAGAAATGCCCGAGTCGGTGTCCGAAACCCGGCTGTTAGTGGGCTGGCCCAGGTCTACCTTACCGGCCCGCTTCGTCGACTCCGAGCTTTCCTGGCCGTGGGTGCTGTCCATCAGGGAAGCGTCCGAGGTCTGGTGCACGGAATGTTCAGGCTTGGGGCCGGAGTTGGCCGTGGTACCGTCCGAGGTTTGCATGGTCGTGGCCGGGCCGGGCTTGATGTCGGTAGCTTCGGTTACTACAATCGGGCGGGTCCGTTCCCACTCCTTGAACTTGTCCATCTCACCGGTCAGGGTACTGGTGAACCAGGCCACCAGGGCCACGTCGTCGAGCAGGCCCAGCACCGGAATAAAGTCTGGAATCAGGTCAATGGGGCTCAGGAAGTAGATAACCACGGCCACGGCGGCAATGATGGTGGGCGTGGGCAGGCCCGTGTATTCGCCCGAAACCGAGGTCTTAATTAGGCGAAACAGGATTTGCAGGTTTTCCCAGGCTTCGTGGGCCATCGTACCCACGTCGTTCTTGTCACTGGCCTTCTGGTAGGCATCGTTCAGCAGCTGCTTGATGCGCGTGGGCCGTTTGATGTAGTCCTCGGCTTTGCCAAGGAATTTCTTGAAGAGCGGGGAGCCGGCAATGTCCGAGCCTTTGGGGTTATTTTTATCCATGGGGGAGAGGGGTTGTAAAATTGGGGCCAAGCTACAAAATGGGCGCCTGACCATCACCGAATTACTATACATGCCCTAATACTGCTACGGCGCGAAATGGTTATTCTGGCCGGTAGCCAAGGCCAGAAACGACAAAAGCCCCGTTCGGAGGAACGAGGCTTTTGTATGATAGTACGGTCGGCGGCCGGTTAGTTGAGGTCTACGCGGCCGGCGGCGTAGAAGTTGCGGTGGTAGTAAGCCTGATTCAGGGAGCTGATCATCACGCCGCCGTTGGTAGCCGAGTGGGCGAATTTGCCATCCTGCAAGTAGATACCCACGTGGTAGATGGGCTGACCGGGGCCGCGGCGGAAGAATACCAAATCCCCGCTCTGCATCTCGTCTTTGCCCACGCGCTTCACCTTCTCAAACATCGAGCGGGAGCTGCGCTGCAGTGTAATGCCGTAAACTTCTTTGAAAACGCGGGTCACGAAGCCGGAGCAGTCAGTACCCGACTTGGAGTTGCTGCCGTAGCGGTAGGGGGTCCCGATCCAATCGGTGACGGTGCGGAGCAGGTTCTGGTCTTCGTTGTAGGTCAGCTTGAGGCCCAGGGTCTGGGAGTAGTAGCTGTAGGCGAGCGAGTCGCGGGAGGTAACGACAGAGTGATTTTCGTCACCATTGTCACCCGAGAAGTCGGGTAGCAAGGAGGCAGTGGCCACGATGGCGGCAGTGCCGGAGGTATTGGAAGATTCGGGAGCGTATTCGAAGAAGAAAGAGAGGGCCAGCGAGGCAGCGGCGAGGCAATACAGGATACTGTTTTTCATTGTCCGTCGTAGGGTGGCAAAATCTCCGTTTCCGAGGTAGCAGGGAAGCCGAAGTACTTTGGTTTTTCGTGAGGTTTGGGTTCCTTAAACCACCGAAAAGAGAATCGATTGAAGAGGTAATCCGGGTTGAAAACAGACGGTTTCTGCTTTCCCCGTTTGTTAAAGCTAAGCCATTAAATTTTAAACGTCCTAGTTTCTACCCCAAAATCGCCAAAAGTTCTTTATAAAGTATAATATATTATCAAAATAATAGTTGAGCTTGATGCAACTGCGCTACCAGAATAGGCGTATACTCGGCCCTCGGATTTTGCTCTATGAACCTGCCTCGTATTGTTGAGAATTCGCCCCTGGCGCGCATTGCCCGCCACAAGCTCAAAGCGCATAGCGTGGCTATGGTGCTGGGCAACAGCATTCACCTGAGCGGGGCCACCCGGGAACAGTTTCTGACCGACCCCTACTGGGTGGCCCACGAGATGGAGCACATCCGCCAGTTTCAGGAGCACGGGCGCCTGGGGTTTCTCTGGCGCTACCTCCGCGACTGGGTCAGGCACGGCTACTACAACATTCCCTTCGAAGTGCAGGCCCGTGAAGCCGCGGAGCGAAACGCCCCGCTCTACGCCCACGGCCTGCCCCTGCCCGGCCCCGACCAGCGCCACCCCACGCCGAAGGTGAGATAGTGAAATAGTGAATGAGTGAAGTTTAGTCATTGCGAGGACGCAGGACATTCCGGGCCTTAAGCAGCGGCCATCCGTCCTCTGACATGTGCTGCGCCTTTTACATGTGGAAAGCCCTTTCCCGTAGCAACGAGAAAGGGCTTTCCACATGTAAAAGGACGGTTTGCTTCAGCCTTTGGCTTCGCAATGACAACTTCACTCATTCACTATTTCACTCATTCACCGCTTACAGAGCCGCCAGGCGGCCGCCGTCGACGGCCAGGGTGGAGCCATTGATGAAGTTGGCCTCGGGGGAAGCCAGGAAGCAGATGGCGGCGGCCAGCTCTTCGGGGGTGCCGACCTGGCCGGTGATTTTCTCCTTGCCGCTTTTCACGTTGGGGTTGCTCCAGAGCATGGGCGTGTCCACGGCGCCGGGCGCTACGGCGTTGATGCGGGCCTGGGTGTGGGGAATTTCCAGGCTCAGGCCGCGCACAAAGGCTTCGATGGCGCCTTTGCTGGCCGCGTAGGGCACCACGTTGGGCGTGGTCTGGTGGGCGTGCACTGAGCTGATGACCACGATGCTGCCGCCATCCATGTGGGGCAGGCAGAGCTGGCAGAGCCGGAAAAAGGCTCGCACGTTGACGGCCATCAGCGTATCCCACTGTTTGGGGTCGAGCTTGAGGATGGGGTCAAAGGTCATCATGGCCGCGTCGTTGATCAGCACGTCGATGCGCTGCCAGGTGGCCAAGGTGCGCTCCACGGCCCGCCGCAGCTGGGCGTCCTTGCCTACGTCGGTGCGGATGAAAATAGCTTCGCCCTGCTCCGCTTTAATGTCGCGCACGACTTCGCGGCCTTCTTCGGCGTTGCGGCCCAATACTGCCACTTTGCCTCCTTCCCGGGCCAGCTGCATGGCCGTGGCCCGACCAATGCCGGAAGTAGCCCCGGTTA is part of the Hymenobacter chitinivorans DSM 11115 genome and harbors:
- a CDS encoding acyl carrier protein; the encoded protein is MRSSTTSAPKSIQQQVLRIISKRKAIKPTRLRVSSNLSRELGFDTVDVVDIILEIERNFHITIPDEVPLSTVGDFVTYVATHTPSHDWAA
- a CDS encoding C40 family peptidase, whose translation is MKNSILYCLAAASLALSFFFEYAPESSNTSGTAAIVATASLLPDFSGDNGDENHSVVTSRDSLAYSYYSQTLGLKLTYNEDQNLLRTVTDWIGTPYRYGSNSKSGTDCSGFVTRVFKEVYGITLQRSSRSMFEKVKRVGKDEMQSGDLVFFRRGPGQPIYHVGIYLQDGKFAHSATNGGVMISSLNQAYYHRNFYAAGRVDLN
- a CDS encoding SDR family NAD(P)-dependent oxidoreductase — its product is MEKRFQDKVCFVTGATSGIGRATAMQLAREGGKVAVLGRNAEEGREVVRDIKAEQGEAIFIRTDVGKDAQLRRAVERTLATWQRIDVLINDAAMMTFDPILKLDPKQWDTLMAVNVRAFFRLCQLCLPHMDGGSIVVISSVHAHQTTPNVVPYAASKGAIEAFVRGLSLEIPHTQARINAVAPGAVDTPMLWSNPNVKSGKEKITGQVGTPEELAAAICFLASPEANFINGSTLAVDGGRLAAL